A single window of Nocardia sp. NBC_01327 DNA harbors:
- a CDS encoding Lrp/AsnC family transcriptional regulator, translating into MESDTTLDDLDRRIVSALQIDGFAPVALIGDVLGVSGRTISRRVSRLTRSAGLLVTRVPARTSYPADASMVLRAKVLRGRIDAIADALARRPDVPFVDITLSGDEIVALAIADPRVRDRLIYEQLPASSAVVSTTALSVLHVFADAADWRAGYLTPEEIAALTPPAATESAAPDAADNHLLAELTRDARLGISVLATATGQSESTVRRRLHRLRAMGLLRTHVSIDAALMGYAVDAHIWMSVSPGRLHDTGLRLAGDHRVHGVMATTGPTNLLATVFCRNLPGLYEFVTDTLGPLDIATVDTSVVGRAVQRAGYRGATIR; encoded by the coding sequence ATGGAATCGGACACCACCCTGGATGATCTGGACCGCCGCATCGTCTCGGCCCTGCAGATCGACGGTTTCGCTCCGGTCGCCCTGATCGGCGACGTACTGGGCGTTTCCGGCCGGACGATCTCGCGCCGTGTGTCGCGGCTGACCCGCTCGGCGGGGCTGCTGGTGACCCGGGTGCCGGCCCGCACGTCCTATCCGGCGGATGCCTCGATGGTGTTGCGCGCCAAGGTGCTGCGAGGTCGTATCGATGCCATTGCCGATGCGCTCGCCCGGCGCCCGGATGTGCCCTTTGTGGACATCACCCTCAGTGGCGACGAGATCGTCGCACTCGCGATCGCCGATCCGCGGGTGCGGGATCGCCTGATCTACGAACAACTTCCGGCCAGCAGTGCCGTGGTGTCCACCACCGCCCTGTCGGTGCTGCACGTCTTCGCGGACGCCGCCGACTGGCGCGCGGGATACCTCACTCCCGAGGAGATCGCCGCGCTGACGCCGCCGGCCGCGACCGAGTCCGCCGCGCCCGATGCCGCTGATAATCACCTGCTGGCCGAGCTGACCCGGGACGCCCGCCTCGGGATCTCCGTCTTGGCCACCGCGACAGGACAATCCGAATCCACCGTGCGCCGTCGTCTGCACCGGTTGCGCGCGATGGGACTGCTGCGCACCCATGTGTCGATCGATGCGGCGCTGATGGGCTACGCGGTCGATGCGCACATCTGGATGAGCGTGTCCCCGGGACGGCTGCACGACACCGGATTACGGCTGGCGGGCGATCACCGTGTGCACGGGGTCATGGCGACGACCGGGCCGACGAATCTGCTCGCCACGGTCTTCTGCCGGAATTTGCCCGGACTCTATGAATTCGTCACCGATACGCTCGGCCCTCTGGATATCGCGACCGTCGATACGAGCGTGGTCGGCCGCGCCGTCCAGCGTGCCGGTTATCGAGGCGCGACGATCCGATAG